Within Fusobacterium gonidiaformans ATCC 25563, the genomic segment AATTCTCTCCAATATTTATTTTTTTTATTTTAAAAATATCTAAATTTAAAAATTGGCTGGGTATCATATAAATAAACCAAATAATTAAACTGATAAAAGATAATCTCAGTAACATAACTCTCCTTCAATTATGCCAATGCGTCCTCTACTAACATTCTAGTAATATCATCAAAAGTATAGCCTTGTAATGTTGCTAAATCAGGAACTAAACTTGTTTTTGTCATTCCAGGACAAGCATTCACTTCTAAAAAGTAAACTTGGTCATCTTTCAAAATAAAATCACTTCGAGAAACTCCCTTCATTCCTAAAGCTTCATGAATCTTCACAGCGTTTACCATAGCTTCTTCATAAGCTATCTTAGCAATCCGAGCCGGAAATTCATGAATAGATCCTCCAGCAGCGTATTTCGATTCATAATCATAAATGTCTGCTGCTTGAGGAATAATCTTTAGAACTCCCAAAGCTTTTCCATTTAAAACTCCAACTGTCAATTCTTCTCCTTGTATGTATTCTTCTATCATAGCATAGCCAGAAATTTCTTGCAAAGCTTTTTCTACTTCTTCTTGATTATTACAAACATGAATTCCTACACTTGAACCATCTTTTGATGGTTTTACCATTACAGGATAGCTAGAAATTTCTGCCACATTTGAATAAGTTTTTGCCATTCTGACTCCTTCTAAAGAAGCAATTTTTTTGGTCAATAATTTATCCATAGATATCGCAGAAGCAGCAACTCCTGACCCGGTATATTTTTTCCCCAACAACTCTAAAACACTTTGAATTTCCCCATTTTCTCCAGCTCCACCATGTAGAGCTAAATATGCTAAATCATAATTTTCGTCTTGAAAAGCAGAAATCATATTTTCCTTTGTTAATACCACTCCATAGGCATCATACCCTTGACGTTGTAAACTTTCTAAAATAGCTTCCCCACTTCGAATTGATACTTCTTTTTCTGATGAAACTCCACCCATAAATACTGCGATTCTCATTGTTATCTCCCTATTATCGAATAATAATAATTTCTTCTTCTAACTGTACTCCAAATTTTTCTTTCACAGTTTTTTTCACTAAATCTAAGGTATCTAAAATATCCTGAAACGTTGCTTCTCCTAAATTTAATACAAAATTCGGATGCTTCTCTGCAATTTGTGCTCCACCTACTTTTCGCCCTTTCAATCCCGCTTCCGAAATTAATCGAGCTGCGAAATCTCCTTCAGGATTCTTAAAAGTACTTCCTAAGCTTGGCTTATCCAAAGGGTGTTTTTCTTCTCTTGACTTTTTAATTTCTTCCACGGTTGACTTATCAAAACCGGTTTGAAACTGAAAAATAACACTTAATACAATCCATTTTTTTTCTTGAATTTCTGTCTTTCGATATCGAATATCCAAATCTTTCTTTTTGATACTTTGAATCATATTTCCTTCTGTTAGTACTTCAATCTCATCTATAAAATCAAAAATTTCAGTCCCAAAGGCTCCTCCATTCATATAGGTCAATCCCCCAATAGAACCTGGAATCCCAGCCATTTTTTCTATTCCTGATAAATTTTCTTTCTCCATAAA encodes:
- the murB gene encoding UDP-N-acetylmuramate dehydrogenase; this encodes MKVLEQQIMKEYSNMKIGGKAKRLIIVENKEEMKEAYEKYDSLLLLGNGTNLLLNDGYLDYNFVSTEKLNRIEKLEKNRVYVEAGVDLDTLLAFMEKENLSGIEKMAGIPGSIGGLTYMNGGAFGTEIFDFIDEIEVLTEGNMIQSIKKKDLDIRYRKTEIQEKKWIVLSVIFQFQTGFDKSTVEEIKKSREEKHPLDKPSLGSTFKNPEGDFAARLISEAGLKGRKVGGAQIAEKHPNFVLNLGEATFQDILDTLDLVKKTVKEKFGVQLEEEIIIIR
- a CDS encoding D-alanine--D-alanine ligase — encoded protein: MRIAVFMGGVSSEKEVSIRSGEAILESLQRQGYDAYGVVLTKENMISAFQDENYDLAYLALHGGAGENGEIQSVLELLGKKYTGSGVAASAISMDKLLTKKIASLEGVRMAKTYSNVAEISSYPVMVKPSKDGSSVGIHVCNNQEEVEKALQEISGYAMIEEYIQGEELTVGVLNGKALGVLKIIPQAADIYDYESKYAAGGSIHEFPARIAKIAYEEAMVNAVKIHEALGMKGVSRSDFILKDDQVYFLEVNACPGMTKTSLVPDLATLQGYTFDDITRMLVEDALA